A genomic stretch from Patescibacteria group bacterium includes:
- a CDS encoding glycosyltransferase family 4 protein, producing the protein MILSVGMLKQRKGFHVSLKAVAQVKEKYPNLRYYIVGRQEDKNYFEKLKQIVKDYNLENSVVFLENISDRELKKLYNQADLFLLTPVYIKGNFEGFGLVYLEAGAFGKPVVGSLGSGAEEAVVHNETGLLVPQNDPKATAEATIKILGNPELAKKLGQGNKNFTKDHDWERVAKKYQEIYKKFAS; encoded by the coding sequence ATGATTTTGAGCGTGGGGATGTTGAAGCAGCGGAAGGGGTTTCATGTTTCTTTGAAGGCGGTGGCGCAGGTGAAAGAGAAATATCCGAATTTAAGATATTATATTGTTGGCCGGCAGGAGGATAAGAATTATTTTGAAAAATTAAAGCAAATTGTAAAAGATTATAATTTAGAGAATTCAGTTGTCTTTTTGGAAAATATTTCAGATAGGGAGCTTAAAAAATTATATAATCAAGCAGATCTATTTTTATTGACCCCGGTTTATATCAAAGGCAATTTTGAAGGTTTTGGACTGGTTTATTTGGAGGCCGGGGCTTTTGGCAAACCAGTTGTTGGGAGCTTGGGATCGGGGGCGGAAGAGGCGGTAGTTCATAATGAAACCGGTTTGTTAGTGCCGCAAAACGATCCCAAGGCGACAGCAGAGGCGACTATTAAGATATTGGGTAATCCCGAATTGGCTAAAAAATTAGGGCAGGGAAATAAAAATTTTACTAAGGATCATGATTGGGAGAGAGTGGCCAAGAAGTATCAGGAGATTTATAAAAAATTTGCAAGTTAA
- a CDS encoding right-handed parallel beta-helix repeat-containing protein: MYLFGFFRELKILLIIFALGLILLFSNCGRNDKYFEQISWGKEEFLREYPIFSFVNNSFILRPGTYNIDDNIVVPKGFSLRIEAGAKLKMGKGIWIVSYSPVEILGTDSQPVFILAQDKSNPWGVFAIQESPERSVVQYAKFENGSEAIINGGHYSGMLAAHYSDIEVADCIFQDANGNDALNVKNARAIITNNYFYKNKFDAIDLDDGAEGEIDSNYFVDNGDDSIDLAIVSNLMVKNNYVRESGGLCLGIDGKSENVVIFNNLFKDCVSGISLVDNSRIKLINNTIIGNQTGIVVSMGEPILYKAELAIYNTIIWDNGQSIISDEKSNFRVTNSSIKGGWPGDNNLESSPNYDDNYISSLGGGDSNIVNTIFNQDYQAINLGIISPAWSRLPF; encoded by the coding sequence ATGTATTTATTTGGCTTTTTCAGAGAATTAAAAATTTTATTGATTATTTTTGCCTTGGGTTTGATTTTATTGTTTTCTAATTGTGGAAGGAACGATAAGTATTTTGAGCAGATTAGTTGGGGTAAAGAGGAATTCTTGAGGGAATATCCTATCTTTTCTTTTGTAAATAATTCATTTATTTTACGACCAGGAACTTATAATATTGACGATAATATCGTCGTGCCTAAGGGTTTTTCTTTAAGAATTGAGGCAGGAGCGAAATTGAAGATGGGGAAGGGGATTTGGATTGTTTCTTACAGTCCGGTTGAAATTTTAGGCACCGATAGCCAGCCGGTTTTTATCTTAGCTCAAGATAAAAGCAATCCTTGGGGGGTCTTTGCGATTCAAGAGTCTCCAGAGAGAAGCGTGGTTCAATATGCCAAATTTGAGAATGGCAGCGAGGCTATTATCAACGGTGGTCATTATTCCGGAATGTTGGCGGCGCACTATTCTGATATTGAGGTTGCAGATTGCATTTTTCAAGATGCTAATGGCAACGATGCTTTAAATGTTAAGAATGCTCGGGCGATAATTACTAATAATTATTTTTATAAAAACAAATTTGATGCCATTGATCTTGATGATGGAGCAGAGGGAGAAATTGACAGTAATTATTTTGTAGATAACGGGGATGACAGTATTGACCTTGCTATTGTCTCTAACCTGATGGTAAAAAATAACTATGTAAGAGAATCAGGCGGTCTGTGTTTAGGCATTGATGGAAAATCCGAAAATGTGGTAATATTTAATAACTTATTCAAGGATTGCGTAAGCGGAATTTCGCTTGTGGATAATTCACGGATTAAGCTTATAAATAACACGATTATTGGCAATCAGACCGGAATTGTGGTTTCTATGGGAGAGCCAATTCTTTACAAAGCAGAACTTGCGATTTACAATACAATTATTTGGGACAATGGCCAGTCAATAATTTCGGACGAGAAATCAAACTTTAGGGTTACAAATTCTTCTATTAAGGGCGGCTGGCCTGGGGATAATAATTTAGAAAGTTCTCCAAATTATGATGATAATTATATATCTAGTTTGGGGGGCGGTGATTCGAATATAGTCAATACAATATTTAATCAAGACTATCAAGCGATAAATTTAGGCATTATTAGTCCGGCTTGGTCGCGACTTCCTTTTTGA
- a CDS encoding methyltransferase domain-containing protein yields the protein MLTSLRDFLADRPAIFAYLRKMLELGFIKQKAIVREVFGAGGGKVLDIGCGTGEFASLFSNFDYYGIDIFSNYVEYARRKNKGKFFVMDATKLKFGDEIFDEILIMAVLHHLDDPDVIAVLREAKRVLRPGGKLLIMEDARIKEYENSFIRLAQNFDKGGFIRKPEEYKNIILDFFKIVREWSFRSGGCVYYGSLLEK from the coding sequence ATGTTAACATCATTAAGAGATTTTTTAGCGGACAGGCCGGCCATTTTTGCCTATTTGCGAAAAATGTTGGAACTAGGGTTTATTAAGCAGAAGGCGATTGTTCGGGAGGTGTTCGGAGCGGGCGGCGGTAAAGTATTAGATATTGGTTGCGGGACCGGGGAATTTGCGTCTCTATTCTCTAACTTCGATTATTATGGAATAGATATTTTTTCAAATTATGTTGAGTACGCAAGAAGGAAAAATAAAGGAAAATTTTTTGTCATGGATGCAACTAAATTAAAATTTGGAGACGAGATATTTGATGAAATATTGATTATGGCCGTTTTGCATCACTTAGATGATCCTGATGTTATTGCGGTCTTGAGAGAAGCAAAGAGGGTTTTGAGACCGGGCGGCAAGCTATTGATAATGGAGGATGCCAGAATTAAAGAATATGAAAATAGTTTTATCCGATTAGCGCAGAACTTTGATAAGGGAGGATTTATTCGAAAGCCAGAAGAATACAAAAATATTATTTTAGATTTTTTTAAAATCGTTAGAGAGTGGTCATTTAGAAGCGGCGGCTGCGTCTATTATGGTTCACTTTTAGAAAAATAA
- a CDS encoding glycosyltransferase family 2 protein: MEYEDKKIRNFDKSGAREKEPGLSIVIPIYNEEEVLDMLFARLKKSLGDIPIDYEVLFVDDGSHDGSLGMLKKFYQLDRRFKTVSFSRNFGHQVAISAGLDFARGQAVVIMDGDLQDPPELIASMINKWQEGYRVVYAIRKKRREGLFKRVAYKIFYRLLRSAAKIDIPLDSGDFCLMDKSVVELINSLPERTRFIRGLRSWVGFKQIGLEYERDKRFAGKPKYTFSKLLILALDGVLSFSEDSLRSVLFVGFIVSVFSFFLALLVVSLRIFGLFEQITGWTTIVAIITFLGGVQLMVAGFIGEYITRIFEEVKRRPLYITDEKIGIGDKDK, encoded by the coding sequence ATGGAATATGAGGACAAAAAAATAAGAAATTTTGATAAATCCGGAGCGCGGGAAAAAGAGCCGGGATTATCCATCGTGATTCCTATTTATAATGAAGAGGAAGTTTTGGATATGCTTTTTGCTAGATTAAAAAAGAGTTTAGGAGACATCCCGATTGATTATGAAGTACTCTTTGTTGATGATGGTTCCCATGATGGCTCTTTAGGAATGCTAAAAAAATTTTATCAACTGGACAGGAGATTTAAGACTGTTTCTTTTTCGCGAAATTTCGGCCACCAGGTCGCTATTTCAGCTGGATTAGATTTCGCCCGGGGGCAAGCGGTTGTGATAATGGACGGTGATCTGCAGGACCCGCCCGAATTAATTGCTTCCATGATAAATAAATGGCAAGAAGGATATCGGGTTGTTTATGCGATTAGAAAGAAAAGAAGAGAGGGACTATTCAAACGGGTGGCTTATAAAATTTTTTATCGACTGCTTCGCAGCGCAGCAAAAATTGATATCCCTCTTGATTCTGGAGATTTTTGCTTAATGGATAAAAGTGTGGTTGAATTGATTAATTCCTTACCAGAGAGAACTAGATTTATCAGGGGGCTGCGGAGCTGGGTAGGATTTAAACAAATCGGATTAGAGTATGAGAGAGACAAAAGGTTCGCGGGTAAGCCTAAATATACTTTTTCCAAACTTTTAATTTTAGCTTTAGACGGCGTACTGTCTTTTTCAGAGGATTCTTTAAGATCGGTTCTTTTTGTGGGGTTCATTGTTTCTGTTTTTAGTTTTTTTCTTGCTCTCTTGGTTGTTTCATTGAGAATTTTTGGTCTTTTCGAACAAATCACAGGGTGGACAACCATTGTTGCAATAATTACTTTTTTGGGAGGAGTTCAGTTGATGGTTGCGGGTTTTATTGGGGAATATATTACGCGTATTTTTGAGGAGGTGAAGCGACGGCCCCTATATATAACTGACGAAAAGATAGGAATAGGAGATAAGGATAAGTAG
- a CDS encoding class I SAM-dependent methyltransferase: protein MTHFIGRTDKKICDLCGAESIFFKLLYDLGDFKIVKCRKCGFVFRNVILDFKETERLYSENYFTEEQKDYFFQNRAVKIKDFTERISNIEKIHLTKGRILDVGCAIGTFLHICKQRGWEIYGQEISEYAANYAQRELNSQIFKGKLSELNLPANYFDVVTLWDVVDHSEESVRLLKDTYRILKNGGLIAVQTDMEDSLIYRLAHWCYVLSRGLIKSPVKMGHPIHHCVFYTPNTLRMALSSVGFKAVGIKRVPFPRQLVSVRQAGLLQRIMFDSLNSIGNLVRPLEAVAYGKK, encoded by the coding sequence ATGACGCATTTTATCGGACGAACAGATAAAAAAATATGTGATTTGTGTGGAGCTGAGTCTATTTTTTTCAAATTGTTATACGATTTGGGAGATTTTAAAATAGTAAAATGCAGAAAATGCGGTTTTGTTTTTCGAAATGTGATTTTAGACTTCAAGGAAACCGAAAGATTATATTCAGAAAATTATTTTACAGAAGAACAAAAAGATTATTTTTTTCAAAATAGAGCAGTTAAAATAAAGGATTTCACCGAAAGGATATCAAATATAGAGAAAATACATCTGACAAAAGGGAGAATACTGGATGTTGGTTGCGCCATTGGCACCTTTTTACATATTTGTAAACAGCGTGGCTGGGAAATTTATGGCCAGGAAATATCAGAATATGCTGCTAATTACGCTCAAAGAGAACTTAATTCGCAAATTTTCAAGGGAAAATTATCAGAACTGAATTTACCGGCTAATTATTTTGATGTGGTTACCCTCTGGGATGTGGTTGATCATAGCGAAGAATCCGTCCGGTTGCTAAAAGACACTTATAGAATTTTGAAAAATGGCGGTTTGATAGCGGTGCAAACCGACATGGAAGATAGTTTGATTTACCGATTAGCCCATTGGTGCTATGTTTTGAGTCGGGGTTTGATAAAATCTCCCGTGAAAATGGGTCATCCGATTCATCATTGCGTTTTTTACACTCCAAATACTTTAAGGATGGCCTTGTCGTCCGTTGGCTTTAAAGCGGTTGGAATAAAAAGAGTGCCCTTCCCCAGGCAATTAGTTTCTGTCCGGCAAGCTGGATTGCTTCAGAGGATAATGTTCGATTCGCTTAATTCTATAGGTAATTTAGTTAGGCCATTGGAGGCAGTCGCTTATGGCAAAAAATAG
- a CDS encoding YfhO family protein, with protein sequence MPVKKIQLFLKNHWLVIVIVLVMNVLIVGPHFLFRWQAGEVYGGFDMLGGDEYYYAARVREVYDGHLRIANPFLAEGKDLPYAQQPLPEIIMALTGRILRLEIGSALILFRFLGPTLLFFLIYSLVLSMTKGDKRLAILAPIVVIFASNLLSRPQELWQMISGSLQQMDFTMYSRLVNPQISSLFLFGFLYSFWKLVNSKFKRYWYYCLLIFGLSFYVYPYTWSFLLVFILLYLVISALKKERAAIKKTAVVLAGGLVIAIPYFINVFQMATQFSYEFLKNGQGMYKSREFVFGKLLLIIFFILCSLKSKFFNLGGLGTEKKKFLWYWLALALAGLAVVNQQIITGQMLWHGHYHYYIIKPLAVIMLVIFGWMVLRKLHLRKSIINILMGIIILVSFFNACYIQFYSYQSYFGEYLDFQKYGPVVKWLNENTDKDEVIYTSGGFWYPDVSSSARVLNRLMFVYTHLNVYYSAWVPYYLSPYPDHEYSWHNLFITLKLLNIEPDGMIKYLASNSGILGDVYGQYFVVRDVEFRDVSQKEKRQIDENYKEFYPGSWQEIFTKYPIDYILWDKNIAPNLPFEAIAKDENIAKVYDKGGIVVYEFLYED encoded by the coding sequence ATGCCAGTAAAAAAGATACAACTATTTCTTAAAAACCATTGGTTAGTAATTGTTATTGTTTTGGTTATGAATGTGCTAATAGTTGGACCTCATTTTTTGTTTAGGTGGCAAGCGGGAGAAGTTTACGGAGGGTTTGATATGTTAGGAGGCGATGAATATTATTATGCGGCAAGGGTGAGAGAGGTTTATGACGGTCATTTAAGAATTGCGAACCCCTTTTTAGCCGAAGGAAAGGATTTGCCGTATGCCCAACAACCCCTTCCAGAAATAATTATGGCACTTACTGGCAGAATTTTACGTTTAGAGATCGGAAGTGCTTTGATATTATTCCGTTTTCTTGGCCCAACTTTATTGTTTTTTTTGATATATTCTTTGGTTTTATCAATGACTAAAGGTGATAAGAGGTTGGCAATTCTGGCGCCAATAGTAGTTATCTTTGCTTCTAATTTGTTGTCTCGGCCGCAAGAGTTATGGCAGATGATAAGTGGTTCTTTACAACAAATGGATTTTACGATGTATAGTCGTTTAGTGAATCCCCAAATAAGCTCTTTATTTCTTTTTGGATTTTTGTATTCGTTTTGGAAGTTAGTGAATTCCAAGTTTAAGAGGTATTGGTACTATTGTTTGCTTATATTTGGGCTTTCTTTTTATGTTTATCCTTATACTTGGTCTTTTTTACTAGTTTTTATACTTTTGTATTTAGTTATATCAGCCTTAAAGAAAGAGAGGGCGGCGATTAAGAAAACCGCGGTTGTGTTAGCTGGTGGATTAGTAATTGCGATCCCCTATTTTATAAATGTATTCCAGATGGCGACTCAATTTTCTTATGAGTTTTTAAAAAATGGTCAAGGAATGTATAAGAGCCGGGAGTTTGTTTTTGGCAAATTATTATTAATTATTTTTTTCATCCTTTGTTCACTGAAGAGTAAATTTTTTAATTTAGGCGGACTGGGTACGGAAAAGAAAAAATTTCTTTGGTATTGGTTGGCCTTGGCTTTGGCTGGTTTAGCGGTGGTTAATCAGCAGATTATAACCGGGCAGATGCTGTGGCATGGGCATTATCATTATTATATTATAAAACCTTTGGCAGTCATTATGCTGGTGATATTTGGATGGATGGTGCTTAGAAAATTACATTTGAGGAAGAGTATAATAAACATATTAATGGGTATAATAATTTTGGTTTCCTTTTTTAATGCTTGTTATATTCAATTTTATTCTTACCAATCATATTTTGGGGAATATTTAGACTTTCAAAAATATGGCCCGGTAGTGAAATGGCTTAATGAGAATACAGATAAGGATGAGGTGATATATACGTCAGGAGGTTTTTGGTATCCAGATGTTTCTTCGTCTGCTCGGGTGCTAAATAGGCTTATGTTTGTTTATACTCACCTAAATGTTTATTACTCTGCCTGGGTACCTTATTATTTAAGTCCGTATCCCGACCATGAATATAGTTGGCACAATTTATTTATTACTTTAAAATTATTAAATATAGAGCCAGACGGGATGATTAAGTATTTGGCTAGTAATTCGGGGATTTTAGGGGATGTATATGGCCAGTATTTTGTGGTTAGGGATGTTGAGTTTAGGGATGTTTCTCAAAAGGAGAAGAGGCAAATTGATGAAAATTACAAAGAATTTTATCCAGGTTCTTGGCAGGAGATATTTACCAAGTACCCGATTGATTATATACTTTGGGATAAAAATATAGCCCCAAATTTGCCATTTGAGGCTATAGCCAAAGATGAAAATATAGCTAAGGTTTATGACAAGGGGGGGATTGTGGTGTATGAGTTTCTGTACGAGGACTAA
- a CDS encoding B12-binding domain-containing radical SAM protein, producing the protein MNYSKNKIIFIILDHYKTERLGIQILSSIALEEEYERDLLIINSMSIEEGLKKVRDFHPQIVAYSGMTYEQFDLQQFNMLLKKSNLKFISIFGGQHYTFNPEEIIKDNNIDVICRGEGEEAFRKFIQAVRDVKEYDHIEKLWVRRGNEIIKNPLGTLNTNLDSIPFPDRDLLLVCDLETDRYQGKSMSVMIGRGCPQRCSYCFNHKYNELFRGSKIFRYRSVNSAIKETKQIVKKYGLDFIIFVDDCFSYLPNEFIKEFCQKYKDEIGIPFFVQFRAETVREDIVVMLKEAGLHLASISVECGNEDVSHNILQRGIITNDHLSRACELFHKHKIKTWSLNLLALPVENPLEIDLETIKFNIKIKPTWALFSILIPIPNTSIWDYSIQHGYLDKDSILDPNKPPSTFTGTRLKYKDPDLVKKVNNLHKFASIVVKFPFLLPLVKILIRFPENRIYQYISFIWYGYWKTIGSFQTKFSFRLVINGIKSINKYLSKH; encoded by the coding sequence ATGAATTACTCCAAAAATAAAATCATATTTATCATCTTGGACCATTACAAGACGGAACGGCTTGGCATCCAAATACTCTCTTCTATTGCTTTGGAGGAAGAGTACGAAAGAGATTTGTTGATCATTAATTCAATGTCAATCGAAGAAGGGCTGAAAAAGGTTCGGGATTTCCATCCACAAATTGTGGCTTATAGCGGCATGACATACGAGCAGTTTGATCTTCAACAATTCAATATGTTGTTAAAAAAATCGAATTTAAAATTCATATCTATTTTTGGCGGTCAACATTATACGTTTAATCCTGAAGAGATTATCAAAGATAACAATATTGACGTGATTTGTCGGGGTGAAGGGGAGGAGGCCTTCCGAAAATTTATTCAAGCGGTACGGGACGTCAAAGAATATGATCATATTGAAAAATTATGGGTGCGACGCGGAAATGAAATAATTAAAAACCCATTGGGCACATTAAACACTAATCTAGATTCTATTCCTTTCCCGGACCGGGATTTGCTTCTTGTTTGCGACCTGGAGACAGATCGCTATCAAGGAAAAAGTATGTCTGTTATGATTGGCAGAGGTTGTCCTCAAAGATGTTCTTACTGCTTCAATCATAAATATAATGAGCTTTTCCGCGGTTCAAAGATATTTCGCTATCGCAGTGTAAATAGTGCCATCAAGGAAACTAAACAAATAGTAAAAAAATACGGCCTTGACTTTATTATTTTTGTTGATGATTGTTTTTCATATCTTCCCAATGAGTTTATTAAAGAATTTTGCCAAAAATATAAGGATGAAATCGGAATACCTTTTTTTGTGCAATTTCGGGCCGAAACAGTACGAGAGGACATTGTCGTAATGTTAAAAGAAGCTGGCCTACACCTCGCTTCTATTAGCGTGGAATGCGGCAATGAGGATGTTTCTCATAATATCCTCCAACGCGGGATAATCACTAACGATCATCTTAGCCGGGCATGTGAACTTTTTCATAAACATAAAATTAAAACCTGGTCATTAAACCTTTTGGCTCTTCCGGTAGAAAATCCTTTAGAGATAGACCTAGAAACCATTAAGTTTAATATCAAAATAAAACCCACCTGGGCCCTATTCAGCATCCTAATACCGATACCAAATACCTCCATCTGGGATTACAGTATTCAACATGGATACCTGGATAAAGATTCTATCCTTGACCCAAACAAACCGCCATCAACTTTCACCGGAACCCGACTTAAATACAAAGACCCTGATTTGGTAAAAAAGGTAAACAATCTTCATAAATTTGCCAGCATAGTAGTCAAGTTTCCATTTTTACTGCCACTGGTAAAAATCCTCATCCGTTTTCCAGAAAATCGGATATATCAATATATCTCTTTCATCTGGTATGGTTATTGGAAGACGATAGGCTCATTTCAAACCAAATTCTCATTTCGATTAGTTATCAACGGAATCAAATCTATAAATAAATACTTAAGTAAACATTAA